Proteins encoded within one genomic window of Acinetobacter sp. YWS30-1:
- the glyS gene encoding glycine--tRNA ligase subunit beta, translating into MSKHTVLFELGCEELPPKSLKKLRDALKAETEKGLKDAGLAFDAIEAYAAPRRLALKIVNVDAAQADTQKRFDGPAVQAAYDAEGKPTKALEGFMRGQGITVDQVSTFHAGKVEKVCYLKDVKGQSLDILLPQILQHALDQLPIAKRMRSAASRTEFVRPVKWVVLLKDSNVIDATIQDHKAGNVTYGHRFHAPEAIILANADAYLDALRAAKVIASFEERQAIIDQQVKVLADEVNAIAIVPADLRDEVTALVEWPVALRASFEERFLAVPQEALITTMQDNQKYFCLVNAENKLQPYFITVSNIESKDPTQIIEGNEKVVRPRLSDAEFFFLQDQKQPLASRKEKLANMVFQAQLGTLWNKSERIAKLAVALAPITGAKAEDAEKAALLAKCDLTSELVGEFPELQGIAGTYYARLEGENDEVAESLGEQYLPKFAGDVLPKTKTGTTIALADRLDTLTGIFGIGQAPTGSKDPFALRRSAIGILRLVTENELDVSIEDLIKLALAAYGDVLKDHDKTLADAVAFLEGRYRAKYEDQGVDVDVIQAVQALSPKSPLDFDKRVNAVNHFRALPEAAALAAANKRVANILAKEAAPEGAVVEANLVEDAEKALFAELAKITPVVEPLFASKDYTAALSALAALRAPVDAFFNGVMVMADDAELKANRLRLLAQLRDLFTKVADISVLQH; encoded by the coding sequence ATGTCTAAACATACAGTTTTATTTGAACTTGGCTGTGAAGAACTTCCACCAAAAAGCCTGAAAAAATTACGTGATGCTTTAAAAGCTGAAACTGAAAAAGGCTTAAAAGATGCGGGTCTGGCTTTCGATGCGATCGAAGCTTATGCAGCGCCACGTCGTCTGGCACTTAAAATCGTAAATGTTGATGCTGCTCAAGCGGATACGCAAAAACGTTTTGACGGTCCTGCTGTGCAAGCGGCTTATGATGCTGAAGGCAAACCAACCAAAGCACTTGAAGGCTTTATGCGCGGTCAAGGCATTACGGTTGATCAGGTGTCTACTTTCCACGCCGGTAAAGTTGAAAAAGTCTGCTACCTGAAAGATGTGAAAGGCCAAAGCCTTGACATTTTACTGCCACAAATCCTGCAACATGCTCTGGATCAATTGCCAATCGCAAAACGCATGCGTTCTGCTGCTAGCCGTACTGAATTCGTTCGTCCGGTAAAATGGGTGGTCTTGTTAAAAGACAGCAATGTGATTGATGCAACCATTCAGGATCATAAAGCAGGCAACGTGACTTATGGCCACCGTTTCCATGCGCCTGAAGCGATTATTCTGGCCAATGCAGATGCGTATCTGGATGCCCTGCGCGCTGCGAAAGTGATTGCGTCTTTTGAAGAGCGTCAAGCAATCATCGATCAGCAAGTCAAAGTACTGGCTGATGAAGTGAATGCGATTGCCATTGTTCCTGCGGATCTGCGTGACGAAGTCACTGCTCTGGTTGAATGGCCGGTTGCATTACGTGCCAGCTTCGAAGAACGCTTCCTTGCCGTTCCTCAAGAAGCGTTAATCACCACTATGCAGGACAACCAGAAGTATTTCTGTCTGGTGAATGCTGAAAACAAATTACAGCCTTACTTCATTACCGTTTCTAATATTGAGTCTAAAGATCCGACTCAAATCATTGAAGGTAACGAAAAAGTAGTTCGTCCGCGTCTGTCAGATGCAGAATTCTTCTTCCTGCAAGACCAGAAACAACCGCTTGCGTCTCGTAAAGAGAAACTGGCCAACATGGTATTCCAGGCACAACTGGGTACTTTGTGGAACAAGTCTGAACGTATTGCCAAACTGGCTGTCGCGCTTGCTCCGATTACCGGTGCCAAAGCTGAAGATGCTGAAAAAGCAGCTTTACTTGCAAAATGCGACTTAACTTCTGAGCTGGTCGGTGAATTCCCGGAACTTCAAGGGATCGCGGGTACTTACTACGCACGTCTTGAAGGCGAAAATGATGAAGTGGCTGAATCTTTAGGTGAGCAGTATTTACCTAAATTCGCGGGTGACGTTCTGCCTAAGACTAAAACTGGTACAACGATTGCTCTTGCGGATCGTTTAGATACCTTGACTGGTATTTTCGGTATCGGTCAGGCACCAACAGGTTCTAAAGACCCATTTGCGCTACGTCGTTCTGCGATTGGTATCCTGCGTCTGGTAACTGAAAACGAACTAGATGTTTCAATCGAAGATCTGATCAAGCTGGCATTGGCTGCTTATGGCGACGTATTGAAAGACCACGACAAGACTTTGGCAGATGCAGTTGCATTCCTTGAAGGCCGTTACCGTGCGAAATACGAAGACCAAGGCGTTGACGTTGACGTGATCCAGGCGGTTCAAGCGTTGTCACCAAAATCTCCGCTTGATTTTGACAAGCGTGTAAATGCGGTAAATCACTTCCGTGCATTGCCTGAAGCTGCTGCACTTGCTGCTGCGAACAAGCGTGTGGCGAATATTCTTGCTAAAGAAGCTGCGCCTGAAGGTGCAGTGGTTGAAGCAAATCTGGTGGAAGATGCTGAAAAAGCATTGTTCGCTGAACTTGCGAAAATCACACCAGTGGTTGAGCCGCTGTTTGCTTCTAAAGATTACACTGCTGCGTTATCTGCATTGGCTGCCCTACGAGCACCAGTAGATGCGTTCTTTAATGGCGTCATGGTGATGGCAGATGATGCTGAATTGAAAGCAAACCGTTTACGTCTGCTTGCTCAGCTACGTGACCTGTTCACTAAAGTTGCAGATATTTCAGTGCTTCAACATTAA
- a CDS encoding 2-hydroxyacid dehydrogenase, whose protein sequence is MKAAYLDYASLDQQDLDFQALHAVFDQLVLYPATSAAEIQSRVADVDVIITNKVMIDAATIQQCPQLKLILISATGTNNVDLAAAKACGIVVCNCQAYGTSAVAQHTLMLMLNLATSFLTYQRAVQQGEWQKASQFCLLGAPIVELAGKTLGIIGYGELGHAVARLAEAFGMKVLIAALPNRPADDSRIPFAELLPQVDFLSLHCPLTEDTRHLISHAELDTMKPSAFLINCARGGIVDEQALAQALCEGKIAGAATDVLTVEPPKEGNVLLDASIPNLIVTPHNAWGSVDARQRIVDQMVENVEAFKQGRPIRQVN, encoded by the coding sequence ATGAAAGCCGCTTATTTAGATTATGCTTCTTTAGACCAACAGGATTTGGACTTTCAGGCACTACATGCAGTATTTGATCAGCTGGTCTTATACCCGGCCACATCGGCTGCAGAGATTCAGTCTCGTGTGGCCGATGTCGATGTCATCATTACCAACAAAGTCATGATTGACGCGGCAACCATCCAGCAATGCCCTCAACTGAAACTGATCCTGATTTCTGCTACGGGCACCAATAATGTCGATCTGGCTGCGGCCAAGGCATGTGGCATTGTGGTGTGTAACTGTCAGGCTTATGGCACCTCTGCCGTCGCTCAGCATACCCTTATGCTGATGCTCAATCTGGCCACTTCATTTTTAACCTATCAACGTGCAGTACAGCAGGGCGAATGGCAAAAGGCCAGCCAGTTCTGTCTATTGGGTGCGCCAATTGTAGAATTGGCAGGCAAGACCTTAGGTATTATTGGTTATGGTGAGCTGGGCCATGCAGTTGCCAGACTGGCAGAAGCCTTTGGCATGAAAGTACTGATTGCAGCTTTGCCCAACCGTCCAGCAGATGATTCCCGTATTCCATTTGCAGAGTTATTGCCACAAGTGGATTTTTTAAGCCTGCATTGCCCTTTAACGGAAGATACCCGTCATTTAATCAGTCATGCCGAACTGGACACGATGAAACCAAGTGCATTTTTAATTAACTGTGCGCGTGGTGGAATCGTCGATGAACAGGCTTTGGCTCAGGCCTTATGCGAAGGCAAAATTGCCGGTGCTGCGACGGATGTGCTTACCGTGGAGCCTCCGAAAGAGGGAAATGTATTGCTCGATGCCTCAATTCCTAACCTGATCGTTACACCGCACAATGCTTGGGGCAGCGTTGATGCGCGTCAACGCATTGTGGATCAGATGGTGGAAAATGTAGAAGCCTTTAAGCAAGGCCGGCCTATCCGTCAGGTAAATTAA
- a CDS encoding transglutaminase-like domain-containing protein, translating to MTTYQIQCHLKYKIVQPTEFIFMVQVAHHPDQNILGEQLTMNMPVKWHEFQDAQHQNRHIRLQLEPCEAFELNYSATVTRQPSIPNDLRQNLSEVKIPDLPDEVLPYLLASRYCNSDLLLEMAKRSFGWMIPGYTRVKAIEQWIYNNIFYVSGCSDQFTTATDVLVHRAGVCRDFAHLGIALCRALGIPARMVVGYVEIEKFLPDFHAIFEAYLEGGWVQFDPTRLAPVDELIRIGTGVDAGDVAFSTYYGQVELLKIEPLIKSGSHSEAETKIT from the coding sequence ATGACCACTTACCAAATTCAGTGCCATTTAAAATACAAGATTGTGCAACCTACCGAATTTATTTTTATGGTTCAGGTCGCCCATCATCCCGATCAGAATATTCTCGGAGAACAGCTCACTATGAATATGCCGGTCAAGTGGCATGAATTTCAGGATGCTCAGCATCAAAACCGTCATATCCGGTTGCAACTCGAACCCTGTGAGGCATTTGAACTGAACTATAGCGCGACAGTTACCCGTCAGCCGAGCATTCCGAATGATCTGAGGCAAAACTTGAGTGAAGTCAAAATTCCAGACCTGCCGGATGAAGTACTACCTTATTTGCTGGCCAGCCGCTATTGCAATTCAGATTTATTACTAGAAATGGCGAAACGTTCATTTGGCTGGATGATACCCGGCTATACGCGTGTAAAAGCCATCGAACAGTGGATTTATAACAATATTTTTTATGTCTCTGGCTGTTCTGATCAGTTTACGACTGCAACGGATGTGCTGGTCCACCGAGCAGGTGTATGCCGTGACTTTGCTCATTTGGGCATTGCGCTGTGTCGTGCTTTAGGAATTCCGGCACGCATGGTGGTCGGTTATGTGGAAATTGAAAAATTTTTACCCGATTTTCATGCCATTTTTGAAGCCTATCTGGAAGGAGGATGGGTACAGTTTGATCCGACCCGTTTAGCCCCGGTCGACGAGCTGATTCGCATTGGTACTGGGGTAGATGCCGGAGATGTAGCATTTTCAACCTATTATGGTCAGGTCGAGCTGCTCAAAATCGAACCTCTGATTAAATCTGGTTCTCATAGCGAAGCTGAGACTAAAATCACCTGA
- a CDS encoding HPP family protein: MFHSNLDWLNTLKPNFKVLPLKDRLLCGIGALLGLTVSSLLSLWILGDFEAWYIAPMGASSVLLFAVPASPLAQPWNILVGNTIAAVVGVSCALFIASPTEAFSLAVALAIILMMTTDSLHPPSGAVAITAVLGGNAVHELGYAFVFYPVLLNSILLMVIAIVFNRMIGKRYPQQAQLNTRSKDPTPTQKVTIQPQDIQEVLDQQTELLDISEYDLQKIILEAQDRANARAVNQFTCQDIMTKDVVTLHANDNIQHALDKFKEMNLMSLPVVNAEGKLVGTLAMYQVVEWFKRAADVRSSWEHQVKHIMTRKVVTVQPLQPIQDLVPYFVERSFNYIPVVSEQRLVGIISRADIIAALNQELNHFKMRA, from the coding sequence GTGTTCCATTCCAATCTCGACTGGCTCAATACCTTAAAACCGAATTTTAAAGTTCTTCCACTCAAGGACCGTTTACTCTGCGGTATTGGGGCACTACTGGGTCTCACGGTATCGTCATTACTGAGTTTATGGATTCTGGGTGATTTTGAAGCCTGGTATATCGCACCGATGGGAGCTTCTTCGGTGCTGCTGTTTGCAGTTCCGGCCAGTCCATTGGCGCAGCCCTGGAATATTCTGGTAGGTAATACCATCGCGGCTGTGGTGGGTGTGAGCTGTGCCTTGTTTATTGCCAGTCCGACCGAAGCTTTTAGTCTGGCGGTGGCATTAGCAATCATTTTAATGATGACCACCGATTCCCTGCATCCACCGAGTGGTGCTGTGGCTATTACGGCGGTACTCGGCGGCAATGCGGTGCATGAACTCGGCTATGCTTTCGTTTTCTATCCGGTGCTGCTGAATTCGATCTTATTGATGGTAATTGCGATCGTCTTTAATCGAATGATTGGCAAGCGTTATCCGCAGCAGGCGCAATTGAATACCCGTTCCAAAGATCCGACCCCGACCCAGAAAGTCACTATTCAGCCGCAAGATATTCAGGAAGTACTAGATCAGCAAACCGAGCTGCTGGACATTAGTGAATATGACCTGCAAAAGATTATTCTGGAAGCGCAGGACCGAGCCAATGCCCGTGCGGTCAACCAGTTTACCTGTCAGGACATTATGACTAAAGACGTGGTGACCCTGCATGCTAATGATAATATTCAGCATGCACTGGATAAATTTAAAGAAATGAACCTGATGAGCCTGCCGGTGGTTAATGCGGAAGGCAAGCTGGTGGGAACGCTGGCCATGTATCAGGTGGTAGAATGGTTTAAACGTGCTGCAGATGTGCGCAGCAGCTGGGAACATCAAGTCAAACATATTATGACCCGCAAAGTGGTCACTGTGCAGCCATTGCAGCCGATTCAGGATCTGGTGCCCTATTTTGTGGAGCGTTCCTTTAACTATATTCCGGTAGTGAGTGAGCAGCGTCTGGTCGGAATTATCAGCCGCGCAGATATTATCGCTGCCCTGAATCAGGAACTGAACCATTTTAAAATGAGAGCTTAA
- a CDS encoding SLC13 family permease, with protein MNDPLRTPTNAMPKGIRKGWILIVIAAVISYGLYHILPYDENANKGLALLTFIAILWLTEALHITITALLIPVLAIVLSMPMADGDELVPISMQAALATFADPVIFLFFGGFALATALHIQKLDKKIATWIISLSGGHLGASVLAIFLVTAALSMWISNTATAAMMLPLALGLLAHLDAEKERKTFVFILLGIAYSASIGGLGTIVGSPPNAIAAKALGYDFADWMKVGLPMMFIILPAMLISLYLVLRPKLNHKVNFVTENIPWTTTRIATMVLFLCTAMAWIFSKKLTENFGISQPDTWIAILAACLVVILGTATWKQVAENTDWGVLYLFGGGLTLSAVLKDSGSSLVLGQTLANAFGDSSPLVIIFVVATFIIFLTEFTSNTASAALLVPVFAAIADQMGMPKEILVIVIGIGASCAFMLPVATPPNAIVFGTGHIQQSEMMKVGFVLNIMCIFLVSLFIYWFFI; from the coding sequence ATGAACGACCCTTTACGCACCCCGACTAATGCCATGCCAAAAGGAATTCGCAAAGGCTGGATTTTAATTGTGATCGCTGCCGTGATCTCTTATGGCTTGTATCATATTTTACCCTATGACGAAAATGCCAATAAGGGATTGGCCCTACTGACCTTTATCGCCATTCTATGGCTGACCGAAGCCCTGCATATTACGATTACAGCCCTACTCATACCGGTACTGGCGATTGTATTGAGTATGCCGATGGCAGATGGTGATGAACTGGTACCGATTAGCATGCAGGCAGCACTCGCTACCTTTGCCGATCCCGTGATTTTCCTGTTTTTTGGTGGTTTTGCTTTGGCTACGGCGCTGCATATCCAGAAACTGGACAAGAAGATTGCCACATGGATTATCTCGCTCTCCGGTGGACATCTCGGTGCTTCGGTACTGGCTATCTTTTTAGTAACTGCTGCCCTGTCGATGTGGATTTCCAATACCGCCACCGCAGCTATGATGTTGCCTCTGGCGCTGGGTTTACTTGCGCATCTGGATGCCGAAAAAGAACGTAAAACCTTTGTATTTATTCTGCTCGGGATTGCCTATTCAGCCAGTATTGGTGGCTTGGGCACCATCGTCGGTTCTCCACCGAATGCGATTGCAGCCAAAGCCCTCGGTTATGACTTCGCTGACTGGATGAAAGTCGGCCTACCAATGATGTTCATCATCCTGCCAGCAATGTTGATCAGTCTGTATCTGGTGCTGCGTCCAAAGCTGAATCATAAGGTGAATTTTGTCACCGAAAATATTCCCTGGACCACCACCCGTATTGCGACGATGGTGTTGTTCCTCTGTACGGCGATGGCCTGGATTTTCAGTAAAAAATTGACTGAAAATTTCGGTATTTCACAGCCTGATACCTGGATCGCGATTCTGGCAGCCTGTCTGGTGGTGATTCTGGGTACGGCTACATGGAAACAGGTTGCTGAGAATACCGATTGGGGCGTGCTCTATCTGTTTGGTGGCGGCTTGACCTTAAGTGCTGTCTTGAAGGATTCAGGCAGTTCTCTGGTTTTAGGTCAAACACTGGCAAATGCTTTCGGTGACTCCTCGCCTCTCGTAATTATCTTCGTTGTGGCAACCTTCATCATCTTCCTGACTGAATTTACCAGTAATACTGCCTCGGCTGCCTTACTGGTTCCGGTCTTTGCCGCCATTGCCGACCAGATGGGTATGCCTAAAGAGATTCTGGTGATTGTGATCGGGATTGGGGCTTCTTGTGCCTTCATGCTACCTGTGGCGACACCACCGAATGCGATTGTGTTTGGTACTGGCCATATTCAACAAAGTGAAATGATGAAAGTCGGCTTTGTCCTGAATATCATGTGTATTTTCTTGGTTTCCCTGTTTATTTACTGGTTCTTTATCTAA
- a CDS encoding IS30 family transposase, translated as MLESRKEGFSARKFAELIKRHPSTIYRELKRNSINDVYQAQYASDNTFARRRRGHRKLKIDSILWRFIVEAIRCLWSPQQIAKRLKTFPDLDQTMNVSHTTIYSTIRALPKGELKKDLLSCLRHENKKRKANGEPKKDSILQDIKTIHERPAEVQERKIPGHWEADLIKGKDNKSSIATLIERNTRLCILATLPDAKAESVRKALTEALKYLPAELRKTLTYDRGREMSEHKILEEDLGIDVYFCDPHSPWQKGTCENMNGLIRQYLPKGIDLNQADQHYLNQVAMSLNTRPRKALDWLTPLEKFAQLVDYHKAFETVAPHV; from the coding sequence ATGCTTGAGTCAAGAAAAGAAGGCTTTTCAGCCAGAAAATTTGCTGAACTCATTAAAAGACATCCTAGTACGATCTATCGTGAGCTTAAAAGAAATAGCATCAATGACGTTTATCAAGCTCAATATGCTTCTGATAACACCTTCGCTAGACGTAGACGCGGTCACAGAAAACTCAAAATCGACTCAATTCTCTGGAGATTTATTGTTGAAGCGATCCGTTGTTTATGGTCTCCTCAGCAAATAGCAAAGCGTTTAAAGACATTTCCTGATTTGGATCAAACAATGAATGTAAGCCATACAACGATTTATTCAACTATACGAGCATTACCAAAGGGTGAGTTGAAAAAAGACTTATTATCCTGTCTGCGTCATGAAAATAAAAAGCGAAAAGCTAATGGTGAACCTAAAAAAGATTCTATATTACAGGATATTAAAACTATTCATGAGCGCCCAGCCGAAGTTCAAGAAAGAAAAATACCGGGTCATTGGGAAGCCGATTTAATTAAAGGTAAAGACAATAAAAGTTCGATAGCAACACTTATTGAACGAAATACACGGCTCTGTATCTTGGCAACATTACCTGATGCAAAGGCAGAATCAGTGCGCAAGGCTTTAACTGAAGCTCTGAAATATTTACCTGCAGAACTGCGTAAAACGTTGACCTATGACCGTGGACGTGAGATGTCAGAACATAAAATACTCGAAGAAGATTTAGGCATAGATGTATATTTCTGTGACCCACATTCGCCATGGCAGAAAGGTACATGCGAAAATATGAATGGTTTAATTAGGCAATATTTACCTAAAGGGATTGATTTAAATCAGGCAGATCAGCATTATTTAAATCAAGTCGCCATGTCACTGAATACTCGTCCTAGAAAAGCGTTAGATTGGCTTACACCATTAGAGAAATTTGCTCAGCTTGTTGATTATCATAAGGCTTTTGAAACTGTCGCACCTCATGTTTGA
- the glyQ gene encoding glycine--tRNA ligase subunit alpha produces the protein MSRAISHIDTFQGLILALQNYWAEQGCVVLQPYDMEMGAGTFHTATFLRALGPETWNAAYVQPSRRPKDGRYGENPNRLQHYYQFQVVLKPNPDNIQQLYLDSLKAIGIDPLVHDIRFVEDNWESPTLGAWGLGWEVWLNGMEVTQFTYFQQVGGVECYPVTGEITYGLERLAMYLQGVDSVYDLVWTKGQFGTVTYGDVFHQNEVEQSTYNFEYAPVEKMFELFDFYEAEATRLIEAELPLPAYEQVIKASHSFNLLDARGAISVTERQRYILRVRTLARSIATSYVAARAKLGFPMAEPHLRDEVLAQLKAQVEAEAAQAEKSAENK, from the coding sequence ATGAGTCGCGCCATATCGCATATTGATACCTTCCAAGGCTTAATTCTTGCCTTACAAAACTACTGGGCGGAGCAAGGCTGCGTCGTGTTACAGCCTTACGACATGGAAATGGGTGCAGGGACATTCCACACTGCAACTTTCCTTCGTGCGTTAGGTCCCGAAACCTGGAATGCTGCTTATGTTCAGCCATCACGCCGTCCGAAAGATGGTCGTTATGGTGAGAACCCGAACCGTCTGCAACATTATTACCAGTTCCAGGTTGTGCTTAAGCCAAACCCGGACAACATCCAGCAGCTTTACCTAGATTCTTTAAAGGCAATCGGTATTGATCCTTTAGTTCACGACATCCGTTTCGTGGAAGATAACTGGGAATCTCCAACACTGGGCGCATGGGGTCTAGGCTGGGAAGTTTGGCTGAACGGCATGGAAGTGACTCAGTTCACTTACTTCCAGCAAGTCGGTGGTGTTGAATGCTACCCAGTAACCGGTGAAATCACTTATGGTCTGGAACGTCTGGCGATGTATCTGCAAGGTGTAGACTCAGTTTACGATCTGGTTTGGACCAAAGGTCAGTTCGGTACTGTGACGTATGGCGATGTGTTCCATCAAAATGAAGTAGAACAATCGACTTATAACTTCGAATATGCACCAGTAGAAAAAATGTTCGAACTGTTCGATTTCTACGAAGCTGAGGCGACCCGTTTAATCGAAGCTGAACTGCCATTACCTGCTTATGAGCAAGTGATTAAAGCATCACACAGCTTTAACCTGTTAGATGCGCGTGGCGCGATCTCTGTGACTGAACGTCAGCGTTATATTCTGCGTGTGCGTACTTTGGCACGTTCAATTGCGACCAGTTATGTAGCAGCACGTGCGAAACTTGGTTTCCCAATGGCAGAACCTCACCTACGTGACGAAGTCCTGGCTCAGCTTAAAGCTCAAGTAGAAGCAGAAGCGGCTCAAGCAGAAAAATCAGCGGAGAACAAATAA